The Capra hircus breed San Clemente chromosome 11, ASM170441v1, whole genome shotgun sequence genomic interval TGCATTTATGTAATACTGGTATTGAAGGCAGTAAAGCAATATATACTTTTAATGTCGTGGCTCAATAAAGGCTTCATTGTCATTCCAATCTGAATCTTGCTACAGTGATTCATAActtctctaaaaattaaaatttcaatggGACACTGTGTTAAAAAGACTCTAAatagatttcttaaaatatttccctgaaaTATCCTTTTACATAAGACAAATTTCACTAAcatcaaagaagaagaaaaaaaaaaagaattaaacatgGCACCAGTGTGCATGATAAACTAATGCTCCTCAGCCAATCATCATGTCTCAGGAGCCATGAACAGAATGCTTAAAACCAACAAACAATTTCACACTCTGTGGCAGCCATCTGTGAAGCCAGTTATGCTAAACTACTTCTACAGTTGATTGTAaactttggtttatttttatttgagttcTCATTGTACAGCAAGCATGAAAAAAAGGGAGAGTGGAGTCCATGAGGAGATGAAGTGTCAGTCTGTCTTTAATCTGGCATGATGAGACACCTGGTCAGTCAGGCCTGCTTTGATAGAGTTTGTTACAGACTGCCTTATGTTTTCCTCCATCAAATTATCACCCAGGGGCTTCAATACCTGTGGTATGAGAAATgtgcaaaacaaataaaaacatgagGTAAAAAAAGAGTTacatataaaaatagatataaaaattcAATTCAAAGCAATGAAGAAAACAACCAGGAATGtgggaaataaaaagatgcttctcCCAAAAAAAAGTTATGATGCTACAAATAATGCAGTTAGACATTTTATAATGTAACAAAAATTACTTTCCTCCTATTCAAACCATTACAATTCCTATGAGATGGATGTGCAATTCCATACCCTATATGCAGCATCAAATCTGGTATGTATACAGCATTTATGCAGACCGGCCCAGACGGTCCTGCTTATTGTCCTACATGTATAAGTGTGAACACTTCAGATagggaaaaaagttaaaaatactgtctaatttttcttcttgttattGTTGGATGACAGTCTCTGTCGCTGTGCTGACGAAAGAACACGATGAACCATTCGACGTCTAGTAACTTCGAACAGTTTGGAAAACACCTAAAACATGGAGTGATTCGTTAGGAGAATGACTCAGAGGGCCTTGAATTTAAAGAGTTTAATTAAGACTATAAAAACTTGAGACTTCATAGTTTCTCACCTTCCTGGGACTCCtctgaagcaaaagaaaagagaaatgcaaaaaaatttaGACAAGGTTTGCTGACACTGCACAGACCTTCCGCCTACTGATCATCTTACCTCGACTATACTAAGAATAACTGTACACACTTTAGATTCTTCCGTTGACTTGTTTTGTGATTGTGGCACCTCTAAAATCCTAGAATCAGTGCTGTACTGGAGATGACTGATTTTCAGAAGACACTGTACTATTACTGAAATTCCATGTGGCAGAAAATTAATAATGATTCAACACTTTTAAAGTAGATAATACTTTAAGTGATTCTGTgatagctttcctttttttttaggtTGTGATAACTTTTAATCCATCTTCTGTCAGAACATATCAGAGGAATATAAAGAATgaactttttaaagatataaaaatttaataaatatccaGACATAAGCTTCCAAATCAGATCTGAATAgagcatttctctaaagaaatataaaattcaaattaatatAATGGGTCActgtataaaataataatgacattATTAGTAGAAAAATCAGCATCAATCAACGTCTTCAGTCTTTGACTTTAAAACCAAAACCAGCATGGACCCAATTTATCTTAAATCTTCAAATAAGCCCAATACTTCATTGGCCCAGAAATGGTATCTGAAAACGCCTTTTATATTGTCCATCAGTAATAACTGTAGCTTTCATTCTTGATATGATGCTCAGGTATTTCATGATGATCATTTTAATGACAATATCCTTAAGTGGAATTTTCTGAACACAGGTAATTCCAGACAACAGTTGGCTGATACACAACAAGGCTTTCCTTAGTAGATACTTGTCAGGCCCAACTTTGAATTCTGATTTGAGGTAAAAAATCATGATTTGAATTCTGGTTGAGGCAACAGATTATGATTAAGAAAAGCTGGCTCACTGTGGTACTTTGCTTTGCTCATTAGCATTTCCATAGTACAGAAGTCAAAGATTATTCGCTGTAAGAATTCCCTATAAGATTGTTCTTTGTAGTAAGTACATCAGTAAACCACTACTATCTTCATGGAAGGCAATGAAGACCTGAATATCACCCATTTTTCCTGGAATATAGGCATGCATTGCTTCTTATCAATCCTAGTAAGAAACTTCAGAAGAACTCTACTTCCAAACTTATTTCCTTACCTTCATAACTCTTGcactgatattttcttttctcaaaaaaagaaaaaaaagggggggaggggggggaatCCTTAAAGACTCTGGTCCTGCCCACTTGTCTGGTATAATCAGGCCTATAACTAAGAAACTATCCAGAGTATTACAGATATAAGTCAACCAAAGCACACTataactttaaaggaaaaaaaacttcagtttatatatattcagattatgcatctcaacaaaacagaaaatatccTTTTGCCATTCTCCATATAAAGAAAAAGTAGGTGTGGAAAtattgggggtgagggtggggaatgggggactggaggaggggtggggagccaCAAGGATAAGATTAGTCACTGAAAAACCAAAAGATAGATACCAACCTGTTCCCATAGTGTTTCAGCAATCTGATCAATCACTGTTCCAATTTCTCTGAACTCCCCAGAGTATTTAACATATGCCCAAGTACAAAGAGACGTCAGTGCTAACCCCATGACAAGGTTACACAAGACGGCTATAGAGTTTAGGCCAACGAAGCCAGTCAGTCCTGAGATTATATACATAGCAAACATGACCGCAAACAGTGTGGCAGGGGTACGAGCAGCATAGAAGATATTTTTGCCATCATTGTGCTTTATAAAATTTGCATAggtttcttcaatttcagcctcAAGCTGGTCCTGATAACGACGGCAGAATTCATCTCCACCCATTTTTTTCACTGAACGAAACTGTTTAATCGCCACTTCCTTAAGATCCAGGTGTTTTCGCTCCAGATCTGAAGGTGCAATGTAAGGCTTGTCCCCACCACATACCTGTGCAGACAGTAGGACAGATTACATGCTGGAAATAAGTCGCACTTGAAAGAAATTCCATCAGTGAAGTTAAACCATCTACATGGTTTAGTTTTAAATTTGTTTGTAATACTACACACGTAATCATAACCCACGCATTTCTTATGTATTTAACTGACTCAGGCAAAATAAATTTTCCCAATTAACTATATAccaataaagacaaaaagaattaCACTACAATCTGTAAGCAATACACCAAAAAAGACTGCTGGCAAGAAAGTGGGTTAAGAGGTGTAACACATAAAAAAGGTACTTGAATATTTGAATTAGCAAGCTTAGCACAGAAATTGCTATTGGTCTTAGGACAATGTTACTAACATCAGAAGCTACTGATAATAGCACTCTGAATCATgtgtcaaaaaatattttagtgcAGTCTATGTAATAACTTACTACTCTCATCCTGCACTCTAACGATGGAAATTATAATCTTGTTTATTTCCAGTAGAGATGATAAAAGAAAATTTGGGAATGATGTAACGTGACAATGTATAAGCAGTACAAATTGGTTcaatgattttaaatataaaaatcttcTCACTCTAGTGCTAATATAAATGTCAGTCACCAACCTGCTCCATACTTTTGCAATAGATCTCTCTTGCTCCTGCTACTGCAGCAAGATTATTGGCTTCAGCTGttgcctaaaaaataaagtaaaatgtgcCAACTTTATGTGAAATATCTGATGACTGTAAATGTTGATTTAGACAATAAATTAGGTACAGTGACCAAGTCCAAGAAAAATATTATCAACTTCCAGTTTTCCCTTCTAATGGAGGAAACACTATTATAAAGGATATAGTAACTGCTTCTAATAGGACTACCTgactaattttgttttgtttagatttGTTAAAGTGAGTTTGTAAAATAGAACACATATGCCCAGGAAATTACAagagaattaaataaatacagCCCTAATATATGTCCCATCTCCAGGTGCAAAGAATTAAGAATACTCATATGGTCCTTTCTCTCATAATCAGTATGACACAGGATACATTTTTAAATCCACAAAACTGTTTACTACATGGATTTTATGAAACAACAGTTTAATCCACTATAAAATTAGGAAATTGCCCAAAgtagcagttttttaaaaaatgaaacaggttAAAATAACATTGCCCCTAAAgaatacctttttttaaaaaaaaaaaagaaagaaaaaaaaaaaaaaactataatcaCTAGAAGTAGCTGTCACTCattaaaataaagaggaaaataagcCTATTTCAAACAACATTCATTGTCAAAGACCCAGAGAACAGAAGCAGCTTGGTTCAGCAAGGCCCACATCAAGCTATCTTCTAAAACAGAAATTTTCCTACATTTCTTGAGCAACTGAAGAGAAAGCACCAAGGACCTTCATTTCTATGAAGGTACTGTGTGGGTACAAGGTCTGCAATCTGTAGTTACAAAAACTCAAAAACTTCAGGACCCATGCCTTAAGTATCTAAAATGCATTTGCATGCAAAGAAGCATCACCCCATTTCCAGCATTTCTCtctaaagcagatttttttttctccctcatacATAAATGTATGTACAACATACACACTACCTGAAGCATGGACTTTGGATGTGGAAGTTCCTCTCCTTGATAAATTTTAATGTAAGCCTAAAAATACAGAAGACTCATTATATTGATAGGTTATGCACTTTGGCTCCATATCCCCAAAGAAACATCATTAGATAGAAAAATGATTCAcattattaaaaggaaaagtcaAAGCTTTAAAAATCATATACTTTCATTCCAACAGTTAACCCTATTCTCAACATTATTAAAAATGTGTGTTGCAAAATAACATCCTAGAGAAATATCTCTAAATATAACTTCAACTTGGCAGAAAAGTTGTTTCATATTTAAAGTTACATATAAAATGCCATCTACTCTATGAAAAGAAATCCACAATTCTCTCCTACTGCCAAACTGCCAATGTTTCAAATAAATATGTAACAAAACATTTTAACTCAGTATTTTACTTTGTGGTTTAAGAGTAAGAAAGATGAAAATTTTTAAGTAAGTTCCATATAGGAATCTTTCATCTCAACTTTCATCTGACTCTTAAATTATTTCATAACTAAACAAAGATAGTATGAAAGTGATCAAGTGTCCATTAAATAACACAAAAATGCCCTCTTTCATTAACTGTATTTTCCCATCCATCTACAACTACTACAAATAATCACAACCCTCAACAGTGGCCTTGCTCTGGCAAGCAAGTTATAAAGACTAGAgagcagaggggggaaaaaaaatctatgaataaTTTACTTGAGCTCAGAACCCACTTTTGATAACTTTCAAAGGCTCTCATCAAGTACTCAGACTCTGAGAGGTTTTTTATGAGAGCTCAAGATGCAGAATTATGCTCCCAATATCTATTATCATTTTCAAATGATAGAGTGGTATTATAATATTATGAATGGTTCTTCTGTGCATATCAGGGCTGGAGAAAAAGTAGGGTAActgtataaacaaataaaatcactGTGTAGAAGATACATGTTGTCTGCTACAAtcttaaatattctaaaatattgatACATCCAATTCAAggcaaaaaaattataaattttacctaattgctttaaaatacagATGAGAAATTTTTATAACATACaaatgagttttaagtcaactatatttctaaCTTACACAAAGTCATTTAATGTAAGCATTTTCCTACCTTAAAGTATTCTACAAGATCTCTACAAGTGACTTTAGATCCACTTATCTCTTTTTCTACCAAATTTTCTGGGGCAAGGAGCAAGGGAACCAGATTTCGAAGCTCTCGTTTAAACTCTTCATCAATATCTGATGGGCATGAAATTAGTCAAcatattagtaaaaaaaaaaaaaaaaaggtcaccaTTGGTAAGAGCTAATGAGATTCTATTTTATAAAACAAGAGTATCATACTTAAGTACAGATTCATTTCAAAAAACTCATCCAAACCTGTCATACTGACACATCtcctaggaaaaaatataatgcCCCCCCCAACTCTAGTACCCCATTTTCTTCATCTTCCAATAATTCTGTCAgctcaaataataaaaaaaactgtGAACTATCAAAACAAATTCCACATCAAGTATTTTGAGTAAACTATCCTTTCCAAATGACAGGCAATTCATGAAActgtattaaatattaaaactaaattCTGTTTTTCTAGCCATACTGTTAAAAGTTTTGTTAATCCTCAAGTCTTCTGCTATCATGCTCAAAATAACCCTAAaacatacacagaaaattataccATCACCCCAAAACAGACTTAAATCTAATTATATCAATACAATATATTGGTAATGCTTTTTAGCAGACTGCAATCAGATGAAATACTAAAATGTTCCTTCAGTATTTTTAGGACATCAGTGCTGAGCAATAGACATTAAAAAATCTGTTAATCAATATGCTAGGTGTTTGCAACAAACCAATGGAAAGCTAGAAAGACCGCAGAGAGCACTACAATCACTTCATTAACAATGCATCGAAATATCCTCCAGTATAAGAGAAATTTTAAGGAaccatatatgtttttttttttttaaactttcagtcTCTACAACTTGAGTTCTGATTTTAACAAGAATGGGAATTCCCACCTTTCAATCTCCCATCAAAACTAGGATTAGTTGCAACTTTAAGACCAGGATGTGGCAAAAGGAAGCAACCAAGATTTGAGAAACAATTGTGAATGTGCTTCCTTACATTCTGCAGCTCTTCGTGTTGATTCTGTTTTACCTGGAGGTAGAAGGTGACAGGGTAAAGGAgcaaacaagagaaaaacaaattttttttaagtacacacacatactctcagGCATGCACAGTAATTCAAATGCTACTCCAGATGGGTGTTTTTTGacaatgtaaaattttattaaagaccCATTTCTAACCATTTGGTAAGACCCACCTCCTCTCCTAAAccaagagatttttttcccctgttagctacccaaagtgaaagtgaaagtctgactggctcattgagaccccatgcattatacagtccatggaattctctagacagaatattgaagtaagtagcctttcccttctccaggggatcttcccaacccaggcaggaatcacccatgtctcccacactgcaagcggattcttcacc includes:
- the ATL2 gene encoding atlastin-2 isoform X1 is translated as MAEGDEVTRSQEPHQGLRRRRRTSDSNTGVNHVSSTTLLGENYEDDDLVNSDEVMKKPCPVQIVLAHEDDHNFELDEEALEQILLQEHIRDLNIVVVSVAGAFRKGKSFLLDFMLRYMYNKDSQSWIGGNNEPLTGFTWRGGCERETTGIQVWNEVFVIERPNGTKVAVLLMDTQGAFDSQSTIKDCATVFALSTMTSSVQVYNLSQNIQEDDLQHLQLFTEYGRLAMEEIYQKPFQTLMFLIRDWSYPYEHSYGLEGGKQFLEKRLQVKQNQHEELQNVRKHIHNCFSNLGCFLLPHPGLKVATNPSFDGRLKDIDEEFKRELRNLVPLLLAPENLVEKEISGSKVTCRDLVEYFKAYIKIYQGEELPHPKSMLQATAEANNLAAVAGAREIYCKSMEQVCGGDKPYIAPSDLERKHLDLKEVAIKQFRSVKKMGGDEFCRRYQDQLEAEIEETYANFIKHNDGKNIFYAARTPATLFAVMFAMYIISGLTGFVGLNSIAVLCNLVMGLALTSLCTWAYVKYSGEFREIGTVIDQIAETLWEQVLKPLGDNLMEENIRQSVTNSIKAGLTDQVSHHARLKTD
- the ATL2 gene encoding atlastin-2 isoform X3: MDTQGAFDSQSTIKDCATVFALSTMTSSVQVYNLSQNIQEDDLQHLQLFTEYGRLAMEEIYQKPFQTLMFLIRDWSYPYEHSYGLEGGKQFLEKRLQVKQNQHEELQNVRKHIHNCFSNLGCFLLPHPGLKVATNPSFDGRLKDIDEEFKRELRNLVPLLLAPENLVEKEISGSKVTCRDLVEYFKAYIKIYQGEELPHPKSMLQATAEANNLAAVAGAREIYCKSMEQVCGGDKPYIAPSDLERKHLDLKEVAIKQFRSVKKMGGDEFCRRYQDQLEAEIEETYANFIKHNDGKNIFYAARTPATLFAVMFAMYIISGLTGFVGLNSIAVLCNLVMGLALTSLCTWAYVKYSGEFREIGTVIDQIAETLWEQVLKPLGDNLMEENIRQSVTNSIKAGLTDQVSHHARLKTD
- the ATL2 gene encoding atlastin-2 isoform X2, translated to MGPAVEEDAQRAGGADTSLPGENYEDDDLVNSDEVMKKPCPVQIVLAHEDDHNFELDEEALEQILLQEHIRDLNIVVVSVAGAFRKGKSFLLDFMLRYMYNKDSQSWIGGNNEPLTGFTWRGGCERETTGIQVWNEVFVIERPNGTKVAVLLMDTQGAFDSQSTIKDCATVFALSTMTSSVQVYNLSQNIQEDDLQHLQLFTEYGRLAMEEIYQKPFQTLMFLIRDWSYPYEHSYGLEGGKQFLEKRLQVKQNQHEELQNVRKHIHNCFSNLGCFLLPHPGLKVATNPSFDGRLKDIDEEFKRELRNLVPLLLAPENLVEKEISGSKVTCRDLVEYFKAYIKIYQGEELPHPKSMLQATAEANNLAAVAGAREIYCKSMEQVCGGDKPYIAPSDLERKHLDLKEVAIKQFRSVKKMGGDEFCRRYQDQLEAEIEETYANFIKHNDGKNIFYAARTPATLFAVMFAMYIISGLTGFVGLNSIAVLCNLVMGLALTSLCTWAYVKYSGEFREIGTVIDQIAETLWEQVLKPLGDNLMEENIRQSVTNSIKAGLTDQVSHHARLKTD
- the ATL2 gene encoding atlastin-2 isoform X4, yielding MAEGDEVTRSQEPHQGLRRRRRTSDSNTGVNHVSSTTLLGENYEDDDLVNSDEVMKKPCPVQIVLAHEDDHNFELDEEALEQILLQEHIRDLNIVVVSVAGAFRKGKSFLLDFMLRYMYNKDSQSWIGGNNEPLTGFTWRGGCERETTGIQVWNEVFVIERPNGTKVAVLLMDTQGAFDSQSTIKDCATVFALSTMTSSVQVYNLSQNIQEDDLQHLQLFTEYGRLAMEEIYQKPFQTLMFLIRDWSYPYEHSYGLEGGKQFLEKRLQVKQNQHEELQNVRKHIHNCFSNLGCFLLPHPGLKVATNPSFDGRLKDIDEEFKRELRNLVPLLLAPENLVEKEISGSKVTCRDLVEYFKAYIKIYQGEELPHPKSMLQATAEANNLAAVAGAREIYCKSMEQVCGGDKPYIAPSDLERKHLDLKEVAIKQFRSVKKMGGDEFCRRYQDQLEAEIEETYANFIKHNDGKNIFYAARTPATLFAVMFAMYIISGLTGFVGLNSIAVLCNLVMGLALTSLCTWAYVKYSGEFREIGTVIDQIAETLWEQRSPRKVFSKLFEVTRRRMVHRVLSSAQRQRLSSNNNKKKN